Proteins encoded by one window of Planctomycetia bacterium:
- the rpsL gene encoding 30S ribosomal protein S12 gives MPTINQLVKNNRKAPRRFSKSPVLEKCPQKRGVCLQVKTMTPKKPNSALRKIARVRLSNGKEVTVYIPGEGHNLQEHSIVLVRGGRVRDLPGVRYHIVRGALDTLGVTGRKQSRSLYGAKKS, from the coding sequence ATGCCGACGATCAATCAGCTCGTAAAGAACAACCGCAAGGCGCCACGCCGCTTCAGCAAGAGCCCGGTGCTTGAGAAGTGCCCGCAAAAGCGCGGCGTGTGCTTGCAAGTCAAGACGATGACCCCGAAGAAGCCGAACTCGGCCCTTCGTAAGATCGCCCGCGTGCGGTTGTCGAACGGCAAGGAAGTGACGGTTTACATTCCGGGCGAAGGCCACAACCTGCAAGAGCACTCGATCGTCCTCGTGCGCGGCGGTCGTGTTCGCGACTTGCCGGGCGTGCGCTACCACATCGTTCGTGGCGCGCTCGATACGCTCGGCGTTACCGGTCGTAAGCAATCGCGCAGCTTGTACGGTGCGAAGAAGTCGTAA
- the rpoC gene encoding DNA-directed RNA polymerase subunit beta' — MSVGESSYDRINDYASVKISLARPHDIRSWSFGEVKKPETINYRTYRPEKDGLFCERIFGPEKDWECSCGKYRGMKYKGMICDRCGVKVTHSRVRRKRMGHIELAAPVVHIWFFKAMPSRLGNLLDMKTTAMEKIIYFQDYVVIDPKETPLKKNQMLTEDEYRQAREQYGDGSFDADMGAEAVRKMLAGLELVSLSQELRKALSETSSKQKQKDLINRLKIVESIRDSDNKPEWMVLDVIPVIPPDLRPLVLLDSGNFATSDLNDLYRRIINRNNRLKKLVDLNAPEVIIRNEKRMLQQAVDALFDNNRCKRPVLGSSNRPLKSLTDMIKGKQGRFRENLLGKRVDYSARSVIVVGPHLRLHQCGLPKKIALELYQPFIIRRLKELGHADTIKSAKKMLERKDTEVWDILEEVIRNHPVLLNRAPTLHRMGIQAFEPTLVEGNAIKLHPLVCKGFNADFDGDQMAVHLPLSIEAQVEAHTLMMSIHNIFSPANGAPIISPSQDVVMGCYYETMNVPNRKGDDMIFGSVSECMLAHAVGKVDTHARIKFRLPKDRRLKGEGEQKPGILIETTIGRVFFNDMLPKGMPFYNIAMRSSELQKVISDSYQMLGRRATIDLLDNMNRFGFRMATASGLSFATDDLITPPTKTKIIGEAEKTVLKYQKLYQRGVITEQERYNSVLDAWTHARERITAEMMKEHENDYRSEGYVNPIYLMAHSGARGGVEQIRQLAGMRGLMAKPSGKIIETPIKANFREGLTVLEYFSSTHGARKGLADTALKTADSGYLTRKLADVAQNVVVTIQDCKTTQGITKGTIYRGEKVEVRLSDSIRGRCSRTNIVNPITDEVIVRENDLITPTIARRIEDMGLEKIQVRSPMTCEASLGVCRLCYGMDLSTGSMVEEGMAVGIIAAQSIGEPGTQLTMRTFHIGGAGQRQLEEKEIKAKKTGIVKFTRMKVVRNIEGQLVVLTRNGEISLLDPKGRELEKYEIPAGAVLHVEENAEVQAGGVLCEWDPHSIPILAEKAGKVRYEEIIDGETVRSEKDTTGNIRKIITEHKGELHPQIIIEDEHGKILDFYYLPEKAHLEVNEGEIITGGKLLAKTPREAAGTQDITGGLPRVTEIFEARKPKDPAVIAEIDGTVEILGEKRRGKRTIIVKSESGIEREHLVSHGKHLRVHSGDYVRAGEALVDGPLVPHDILRISGEEAVQHYLTREIQNVYRSQRVEIDDKHIEIIVSSMLRKVRIETVGDTGLLPGSLMDRIEFRTANQGLHGCVRITQKGDSEFAEGSIVPKETLEQVNAQIETLGGTPTKGARPKPATASTQLLGITKASVQSSSFISAASFQETTKVLTEAALAGKVDKLVGLKENVILGHLIPAGTGFKTYQESEVRINPQALEDIAAEKDKVLSRSFPLLDGAGDGERKPAAETKTASSLDALLGGAGGE, encoded by the coding sequence ATGAGCGTCGGCGAAAGCTCTTACGATCGGATTAACGACTACGCCTCGGTGAAGATCAGCCTCGCGCGTCCGCACGATATTCGTAGCTGGTCGTTCGGCGAAGTGAAGAAGCCCGAGACGATCAACTACCGCACCTATCGCCCGGAAAAAGACGGCCTCTTCTGCGAGCGCATTTTCGGCCCTGAAAAGGATTGGGAATGCTCCTGCGGCAAGTACCGCGGCATGAAGTACAAGGGGATGATCTGCGACCGCTGCGGCGTGAAGGTCACGCATAGCCGCGTGCGCCGCAAGCGCATGGGCCATATCGAATTGGCCGCGCCGGTCGTCCATATTTGGTTCTTCAAAGCGATGCCTAGCCGCTTGGGCAATCTGCTCGATATGAAGACCACGGCGATGGAAAAGATCATCTATTTCCAAGACTACGTCGTCATCGATCCGAAAGAGACGCCGCTCAAGAAAAACCAGATGCTGACGGAAGACGAATACCGTCAGGCCCGTGAGCAATACGGCGACGGCTCGTTCGACGCCGATATGGGCGCCGAAGCGGTGCGCAAGATGCTCGCCGGTTTGGAGCTCGTCTCGCTGTCGCAAGAATTGCGCAAGGCGCTCTCGGAAACCAGCTCGAAGCAAAAGCAGAAGGATCTGATCAATCGGCTGAAGATCGTCGAAAGCATTCGCGATTCCGACAACAAGCCGGAGTGGATGGTGCTCGACGTGATCCCGGTGATCCCGCCGGATCTCCGCCCGCTCGTCCTGTTGGATTCGGGCAACTTCGCCACGAGCGATTTGAACGATCTCTACCGCCGCATCATCAACCGCAACAACCGGTTGAAGAAGCTCGTCGACTTGAACGCGCCGGAAGTCATCATTCGCAACGAAAAGCGCATGCTGCAACAAGCGGTCGATGCGTTGTTCGACAACAACCGTTGCAAGCGCCCGGTCCTCGGCTCGAGCAATCGACCGCTCAAGTCCCTCACGGACATGATCAAGGGCAAGCAAGGCCGGTTCCGCGAAAACTTGCTCGGTAAGCGGGTCGATTACTCGGCTCGTTCCGTCATCGTCGTCGGTCCGCACTTGCGGCTGCATCAATGCGGCCTGCCGAAGAAGATCGCGCTGGAGCTTTATCAACCGTTCATCATTCGCCGCTTGAAAGAGCTCGGCCATGCCGACACGATCAAGAGCGCGAAGAAGATGCTCGAGCGTAAAGATACCGAAGTGTGGGATATTCTCGAAGAAGTAATTCGCAACCATCCCGTGTTGCTCAATCGCGCTCCGACGCTGCATCGCATGGGTATTCAAGCCTTCGAGCCGACGCTCGTCGAAGGGAACGCCATCAAGCTGCATCCGCTCGTCTGCAAAGGCTTCAACGCCGACTTCGACGGCGATCAAATGGCGGTCCACTTGCCGCTCTCGATCGAAGCCCAGGTCGAAGCCCATACGCTGATGATGTCGATTCACAACATCTTCAGCCCTGCCAACGGTGCGCCGATTATTTCGCCGTCGCAAGACGTCGTGATGGGTTGCTACTACGAAACGATGAACGTGCCGAATCGCAAAGGCGACGACATGATCTTCGGTTCCGTGTCGGAATGCATGCTCGCGCATGCGGTCGGCAAGGTCGATACGCATGCGCGGATCAAGTTCCGCCTGCCGAAAGATCGCCGCTTGAAGGGAGAAGGGGAACAAAAGCCCGGTATTCTCATCGAGACGACGATCGGCCGCGTCTTCTTCAACGACATGCTGCCCAAGGGGATGCCGTTCTACAACATCGCGATGCGTTCGAGCGAGTTGCAGAAGGTCATCAGCGACAGCTACCAGATGCTCGGCCGTCGCGCGACGATCGACCTATTAGACAACATGAATCGCTTCGGTTTCCGCATGGCGACGGCCTCGGGCCTGTCGTTCGCGACCGACGATCTCATCACTCCACCTACCAAGACGAAGATCATCGGTGAAGCGGAGAAGACGGTTCTCAAGTATCAAAAACTGTATCAACGCGGCGTGATCACCGAGCAAGAGCGTTACAACTCCGTCCTCGATGCTTGGACGCATGCTCGCGAACGCATCACCGCGGAAATGATGAAAGAACACGAGAACGATTATCGGTCGGAAGGCTACGTGAACCCGATTTACCTCATGGCCCACTCCGGCGCGCGAGGCGGTGTCGAGCAGATTCGTCAGCTGGCCGGTATGCGTGGTTTGATGGCGAAGCCGTCCGGTAAGATTATCGAAACGCCGATCAAGGCCAACTTCCGCGAAGGCCTAACGGTGCTCGAATACTTCAGCTCGACGCACGGTGCTCGTAAGGGCTTGGCCGATACGGCTCTCAAGACGGCCGACTCCGGTTATCTGACGCGTAAGCTCGCCGACGTCGCGCAGAACGTCGTCGTTACGATCCAAGATTGCAAGACGACGCAAGGCATCACGAAGGGAACGATCTATCGCGGCGAGAAGGTCGAAGTTCGGCTTTCCGACTCGATCCGCGGCCGTTGCAGCCGCACGAACATCGTCAACCCGATCACCGACGAAGTCATCGTTCGTGAAAACGATTTGATCACGCCGACCATCGCCCGCCGCATCGAAGACATGGGCTTGGAGAAGATCCAAGTTCGTAGCCCGATGACGTGCGAAGCGTCGCTCGGTGTTTGCCGCTTGTGCTACGGCATGGATCTCTCGACCGGTTCGATGGTCGAAGAAGGCATGGCCGTCGGCATCATCGCCGCTCAGAGCATCGGCGAGCCGGGCACGCAGCTCACGATGCGTACGTTCCATATCGGTGGAGCGGGCCAACGTCAGTTGGAAGAAAAAGAAATCAAGGCGAAGAAGACCGGTATCGTGAAGTTCACGCGCATGAAGGTTGTGCGCAACATTGAAGGTCAGCTCGTCGTGCTCACCCGCAACGGTGAAATCTCCTTGCTCGATCCGAAGGGTCGCGAGTTGGAGAAGTACGAGATCCCTGCCGGTGCCGTGTTGCACGTCGAAGAGAATGCGGAAGTCCAAGCAGGAGGCGTCCTCTGCGAGTGGGATCCGCATAGCATCCCGATTCTCGCGGAAAAAGCAGGCAAGGTTCGCTACGAAGAAATCATCGACGGCGAAACGGTCCGCAGCGAGAAAGACACGACCGGTAACATTCGTAAGATCATCACCGAGCATAAGGGTGAGTTGCACCCGCAGATCATCATCGAAGATGAGCACGGGAAGATTCTCGACTTCTATTACCTGCCCGAGAAGGCGCATCTTGAAGTCAACGAAGGTGAAATCATTACCGGCGGTAAGTTACTCGCGAAGACTCCGCGTGAAGCGGCAGGCACGCAAGACATCACCGGCGGTCTCCCTCGCGTGACGGAAATCTTCGAAGCTCGCAAGCCGAAAGATCCGGCGGTCATCGCCGAAATCGACGGCACGGTCGAGATCCTCGGCGAGAAGCGCCGCGGCAAGCGAACGATCATCGTCAAGAGCGAGAGCGGCATCGAACGCGAACATCTCGTGTCGCACGGTAAGCATCTTCGGGTGCATAGCGGCGACTACGTTCGCGCCGGCGAAGCGCTCGTCGACGGTCCTTTGGTGCCGCACGATATTCTCCGGATCTCCGGCGAAGAAGCGGTGCAGCATTATCTGACCCGCGAGATTCAAAACGTCTATCGCAGCCAGCGCGTGGAAATCGACGACAAGCACATCGAGATCATCGTCTCGTCGATGCTCCGCAAGGTGCGCATCGAAACCGTCGGCGACACCGGCTTGCTGCCGGGCAGCCTGATGGATCGCATCGAATTCCGCACGGCCAACCAAGGGCTGCACGGTTGCGTTCGCATCACGCAAAAGGGCGACAGCGAATTCGCCGAAGGCTCGATCGTTCCGAAGGAAACCTTGGAACAGGTCAACGCTCAGATCGAAACTCTCGGCGGCACTCCGACCAAGGGAGCTCGTCCGAAGCCGGCTACTGCGAGCACGCAGTTGTTGGGAATCACGAAGGCGTCGGTGCAAAGCTCCAGCTTCATCTCCGCCGCGAGCTTCCAAGAGACGACGAAAGTGCTCACCGAAGCGGCGCTGGCCGGCAAGGTCGACAAGCTCGTCGGCCTCAAGGAAAACGTTATTCTCGGCCACTTGATTCCTGCCGGAACCGGTTTCAAGACCTACCAAGAATCGGAAGTCCGGATCAATCCGCAAGCGTTGGAAGACATCGCCGCGGAGAAAGACAAAGTCTTGTCGCGCAGCTTCCCGCTGCTCGATGGTGCCGGCGACGGCGAACGGAAGCCGGCCGCCGAAACCAAAACCGCCAGCTCGCTCGACGCTTTGTTGGGTGGTGCCGGCGGAGAATAG
- the rpsG gene encoding 30S ribosomal protein S7 encodes MGRITASRTMLAPDARFNSLLVSKFINCLMYDGKKNRATRVFYDAMDVIADKIKDADPGEVFNRAIDNVKPEVEVRSKRVGGAAYQVPMQVNKVRQQSLAIRWVLMAVREKKGRATHEKLADELMAAYKREGTAVTKRDNVHRMADANKAFAHFAW; translated from the coding sequence ATGGGTCGTATTACCGCCAGCCGTACCATGCTCGCTCCCGACGCGCGATTCAACTCGCTGCTGGTGAGCAAATTCATCAACTGCTTGATGTACGACGGCAAGAAGAATCGGGCCACGCGCGTGTTCTACGATGCGATGGACGTCATCGCGGACAAGATCAAAGATGCCGATCCGGGCGAAGTGTTCAATCGGGCCATCGACAACGTGAAGCCGGAAGTCGAAGTCCGCTCGAAGCGGGTCGGCGGTGCGGCTTACCAAGTGCCGATGCAGGTCAACAAGGTCCGTCAGCAATCGTTGGCGATCCGCTGGGTGTTGATGGCCGTTCGCGAAAAGAAGGGCCGCGCCACCCATGAGAAGCTCGCCGACGAGCTTATGGCCGCCTACAAGCGTGAAGGAACCGCCGTGACGAAGCGCGACAACGTGCATCGCATGGCCGACGCCAACAAGGCGTTCGCGCACTTCGCGTGGTAA
- the fusA gene encoding elongation factor G, with amino-acid sequence MARKLENIRNIGIIAHIDAGKTTLTERMLFYAGAIHRMGDVDKGTTTTDFDQEEQERGITIYAACVTFPWRDCVVNLIDTPGHVDFTAEVERSLRVLDGAVVVFSAREGVEAQSETVWRQADRHHVPRLAFINKMDRDGADFYGTVEEMRNRLEANPVPIQIPVGIGPPHLPDRFRGMIDLIRMKFVTFSAETQGREETLSDIPEDLELDAHEWRNKLLESLYDQSAELMELGLGDAPIPEELLHQVIREATIARKIVPVLCGTALDHVGIPPVLDSVARYLPSPLDVPPVEGVDPKNREKKLIRSPDPEEPYCGLVFKILADKYGDQAFVRLYSGTLKANSRAFNPDKDKKENVSQLWHIQADRREQVESVEAGDIICIVGLRHSITGDTLCDVKDPILLETIQFPETVISMAIEPETSAERKKLAETLEMLKRQDPTFRAGDSSETGQTLISGMGELHLEVIKHRLLRDFKLKVKVHKPRVSYRETVQRAVEATGECRQQVADKALFAKVKIKLEPTGPATLLESVHRPSERQERTTQVLNLAGDKLPPLFATAAIEVLSQQCEGSGLVGFPLMKLRVTLLGGEFNELESNELAFRRAAADAFHHALEAAGVALLEPIMKLEITTPEESLGEIVADLQQRRATITETLVRGRNTIVGALAPLASLFGYAGAIRSLSQGRASCSMEPAAYGPAPKEVAETFMM; translated from the coding sequence ATGGCTCGCAAGCTAGAAAACATCCGCAACATCGGCATCATCGCCCACATCGATGCCGGCAAGACCACGCTGACCGAGCGGATGCTGTTCTATGCCGGTGCGATTCATCGCATGGGCGACGTCGACAAGGGAACCACGACGACCGACTTCGACCAGGAAGAGCAAGAGCGCGGCATCACGATCTACGCCGCTTGCGTGACGTTTCCCTGGCGCGACTGCGTCGTGAACTTGATCGACACGCCGGGCCACGTCGACTTCACGGCCGAAGTGGAGCGGAGCTTGCGCGTGCTTGATGGCGCCGTGGTCGTATTCAGCGCACGCGAAGGGGTCGAAGCGCAGAGCGAAACGGTGTGGCGTCAGGCCGATCGGCATCATGTTCCGCGGCTGGCGTTCATCAACAAGATGGATCGCGACGGGGCCGATTTTTACGGCACGGTCGAAGAGATGCGCAATCGATTGGAGGCGAACCCGGTGCCGATCCAGATTCCCGTCGGCATCGGCCCGCCGCATCTGCCCGACAGGTTCCGCGGGATGATCGATCTGATCCGGATGAAGTTCGTCACCTTCTCGGCCGAAACGCAAGGTCGCGAAGAGACGCTCTCCGACATCCCGGAAGACTTGGAACTCGACGCCCACGAATGGCGCAACAAGCTGTTGGAATCGCTCTACGACCAAAGTGCCGAGCTCATGGAGCTCGGCCTCGGCGATGCGCCGATTCCCGAAGAGTTGTTGCATCAGGTGATCCGCGAAGCGACCATCGCGCGCAAGATCGTGCCGGTCCTCTGCGGCACGGCGCTGGATCACGTCGGGATCCCGCCGGTGCTCGATTCCGTGGCCCGTTATCTGCCGAGCCCGCTCGACGTTCCTCCGGTCGAAGGAGTCGACCCGAAGAACCGCGAGAAGAAGCTCATTCGCAGCCCTGATCCCGAGGAGCCGTATTGCGGCTTGGTGTTCAAAATCCTTGCCGATAAATACGGCGATCAAGCGTTCGTGCGGTTGTATTCCGGCACGCTCAAGGCGAACAGCCGCGCGTTCAATCCCGACAAAGACAAGAAGGAAAACGTCAGCCAACTCTGGCACATTCAAGCCGATCGGCGAGAGCAGGTCGAGAGCGTCGAAGCGGGCGATATCATCTGCATCGTCGGCCTACGGCACTCGATCACCGGCGACACGCTCTGCGATGTGAAAGACCCGATCTTGCTGGAGACGATTCAATTTCCGGAGACCGTCATTTCGATGGCGATCGAGCCGGAAACCTCGGCCGAGCGCAAGAAGTTGGCGGAGACGTTGGAGATGCTGAAGCGGCAGGACCCGACGTTCCGCGCAGGCGATAGCTCCGAGACCGGGCAGACGCTCATCAGCGGCATGGGTGAATTGCATCTCGAAGTCATCAAACACCGCTTGCTGCGAGATTTCAAACTCAAGGTGAAGGTTCACAAGCCGCGCGTCAGCTATCGCGAAACGGTGCAGCGCGCGGTCGAAGCGACCGGCGAGTGTCGGCAGCAAGTCGCCGATAAGGCGCTGTTCGCGAAAGTGAAAATCAAGCTGGAACCGACCGGACCGGCGACGCTCTTGGAATCGGTCCATCGCCCGAGCGAACGACAAGAGCGGACGACGCAGGTCTTGAACTTGGCCGGCGATAAGTTGCCGCCGCTCTTCGCCACCGCGGCGATCGAGGTGCTGAGCCAGCAGTGCGAAGGTTCCGGCTTGGTCGGCTTCCCGCTCATGAAGCTCCGCGTGACGTTGCTCGGCGGCGAGTTCAACGAACTCGAAAGCAACGAACTCGCGTTTCGTCGGGCCGCGGCCGATGCCTTTCATCATGCGCTCGAAGCGGCGGGAGTCGCGCTGCTCGAGCCGATCATGAAGCTCGAAATCACGACTCCGGAAGAAAGCCTGGGCGAGATCGTCGCCGACTTGCAGCAACGCCGCGCCACGATTACCGAAACGCTGGTGCGTGGGCGGAACACGATCGTCGGTGCGCTGGCCCCGCTCGCCTCGCTGTTCGGCTACGCCGGCGCGATCCGCAGCTTGAGCCAAGGCCGCGCCAGTTGCTCGATGGAGCCGGCGGCTTATGGACCTGCGCCGAAGGAGGTCGCCGAGACGTTCATGATGTGA